The window ATCGCAGGTCGAAGACGTGCGCGTCTACTCGCGGGCGCTCGACGAGGACGAGGTGCTGACGCTGGCCACAACGGCCGCGATCGCCTCGGCGACGACCGTGCCGCCGGCCGAGCGCCCGGCTGCGGAGCTCGAGGCCCTCTACGCTTGGTGGTCGCGGATCGTCGACGAACGGGGGCGGGAGCTGTTCCTCAAGCAGCGGGCCTTTCGCAGCGAGTTGACCGCCATCGAATCGCGCGGCACGTTGGCCCATGTCATGCAGGAGCGCCCCGATCCCCCCAAGGCGTACGTCCTCAACCGGGGCGAATACGACCAGCGCCGGGACGAAGTGACCCCCGCGACCCCCGCATTTCTCCCCCCCATGCCCGCCGACTTGCCGCGCAACCGGCTGGGGCTCGCACAATGGCTGCTCTGCGAGGAGAACCCGCTGACCGCTCGGGTGACGGTCAATCGGTACTGGCAGGAGGCGTTCGGCCAAGGCTTGGTCCGCACGGCCGGCGATTTCGGCATGTCGGGCGAGCTCCCCTCGCACCCCGAATTGCTCGACTGGCTGGCGATCGAGTTTCGCGAGTCGGGTTGGGACGTCAAACACATGTTCCGCCTGCTGGTCACGAGCAGCGCGTATCGTCAGAGCGCCCTCGTTTCGCCGGAGGCCCGGGAGCGCGACCCTGACAACCGTCTGCTGTCGCGGGGACCGCGGTTTCGGATGGACGGCGAGATGATTCGCGACTATGCCCTGGCGGCCAGCGGCACGCTGTCGCCCAAGATCGGCGGGCCGAGCGTCAAACCGTACCAGCCCCCGGGCGTGTGGGAGGCGGTCGCGATGATCGGCTCGAACACCCGCGATTACAAGCAGGATTCCGGCGAGTCGCTCTATCGTCGCAGCTTGTACACGTTCTGGAAACGGTCGGCGCCCCCCGCGTCCCTGGAGACGTTCAACGCCCCGTCGCGGGAGAACTGCACCGTGGTCCGCGAACGCACCAACACGCCGCTGCAGGCCTTGGTGACGCTCAACGACCCGCAGTTCGTCGAGGCGGCCCGGCGGCTCGCTCAGCGGGCGATTCACGAGGCGGGGGGCGAATTCAACGGCCGAGCCGAGTTCCTCGCCCAGCGGGTGCTCTGCCGACCGCTCCTCCCCGAGGAGCGAAAGATCGTCCGCAGCACGTTCGAGGCGCTGGTGTCTCACTACGCAGTCGACGCGGCCGACGCCCAGGCGCTGATCACGGTCGGGGAATCGCCGGTCGACGCGACGATTCCGCCCGCCGAGTTGGCATCCTGGACGATGGTCGTCAATCAGTTGTTCAATCTCGACGAAGCGTTGAACAAGTAATCTCTCGCCGCCAGAGGTTCCGAGACCCCCACGGTCATTCGCCCTATGTCGATACTCAGAGAACTTCGCACCGCCGTCAGCCGGCGCCACTTCTTGCTCGACGGGGGACACCTCCTGGGGACCGCTGCGCTGGCCGCTTTGGGCGGGGGCGCCGCGGCATCGTTGGCTCAGGCGGCGAGCGGCGGCTCGCGGCTTCATTTCGCTCCCCGGGCTCGGCACGTCATCTATCTGCACATGGTCGGCGGACCGCCGCAGATGGACATGTACGACTACAAGCCGGTCATGGGCCAATGGTATGACAAGGACCTCCCCGAGTCGGTCCGTATGGGCCAGCGGCTTACGACGATGACCAGCGGTCAGGCGCGGTTTCCCATCGCCCCGAGCAAGTACACGTTCGAGCGGTGCGGCGAGTCGGGGATGTGGGTCTGCGAGCTCATGCCCTGGATGAAGAAGATGGTCGACGACGTGCTGTTCGTCCGCAGCATGCAGACCGACGCCATCAACCACGAGCCGGCCATCACCTTCATGCAGACCGGCAACCAGGTTCAAGGTCGGCCTTGCCTGGGTTCGTGGGCGTCGTATGGCCTGGGCTCGCTCAACGAAGATCTGCCGACGTTCGTCGTCATGGTCGCCCGCTCGACGAACACCGAGCAAGTCCAAGCGATCTCCGGGCGGTTGTGGTCGAGCGGGTTCCTTCCCGGCGAACACGCGGGGGTCGGCTTTCGCACCGCCGGCGATCCGATTCTGTATCTCAACGACCCGGCCGGGGTCCCTCGCGACGTTCGCCGGGCCACTCTCGACGGCATTCGCGCGCTCAACGAACTCAACTACCGCCGGCTCGGCGATCCGCAAACCCAAACGCGCATCCAGCAGTACGAGCTGGCGTTCCGCATGCAGGCCAGCGTGCCTGAGTTGGTCGATTTCAAGAACGAGCCCGGCTCGACATTCGATCTGTACGGCGAAGCGGCTCGCGAGCCGGGGACCTTCGCCAACACGGCCTTGTTGGCCCGGCGGATGGTCGAGCGGGGCGTGCGATTCGTCCAGATCTATCACAACAACTGGGACACGCATGCGAACGTCGCCGGTCGGCTCCCCGATCAGTGCCGCGACGTCGACCAAGCTTGCTTCGGGCTCGTGCAGGACCTCAAGCAGCGGGGCCTGTTGGACGATACGCTGGTGATTTGGGGCGGCGAGTTCGGCCGGACAATTTACTCGCAGGGGGGGCTGACGCACGAGAACTACGGCCGCGACCACCATCCCCGCTGCTTCACGATGTGGATGGCCGGCGGCGGCGTCCGGGCCGGGCACATCCATGGCGAGACCGACGACTTCTCCTACAACGTCGTCCAGGACCCTGTGCCGGTTCGCGACCTGCACGCCACAGTGCTTCACCAACTGGGCTTCGACCACGAGCGATTCGCGGTGAAGCACCAAGGCCTCGACCAGCGCCTCACCGGCGTCCTGCCGGCACGGGTCGTTTCGGAGCTTCTGGCGTAAGCGGCCGCAGCCAAGCGGTCCATGTCGCCGCCGAGGGCGCCAAGGACGCAGAGCAATGCTCGCGAGTTGTCGCCTGCGAACGGGAACGGGCGGGAGAGCCGAGTCTAGGACGGCGTTGCTCCAGGCCTGACGAGCCCCGGCGAGCCGAACGCGTCAGGCCTGCACCGCTCCCCTCCGCGTTGATCGTTAACTCGCCGCAGCTACGCGAGCTTCGCTTTGCGAGCGGTCAGAAACCCGTAGGCCGCCACGACGGCGAAGCAGAGCAAGGGGAGCAGGAATGAGACGCGGACCGATTCCAGCGTCCGGCCGGCGAACTGGAAGTCGCCCATGTCGATGATTCGTCCCTGCAGCGGCGGCATGAGCGCCCCGCCGACGATCGCGAAGATCAGCCCCGCGGAGCCGAGCTTGGCGTCGTCGATCGACAAGCCGTCGAGGGCGATCCCGTAGATCGTCG of the Pirellulales bacterium genome contains:
- a CDS encoding DUF1501 domain-containing protein; the protein is MSILRELRTAVSRRHFLLDGGHLLGTAALAALGGGAAASLAQAASGGSRLHFAPRARHVIYLHMVGGPPQMDMYDYKPVMGQWYDKDLPESVRMGQRLTTMTSGQARFPIAPSKYTFERCGESGMWVCELMPWMKKMVDDVLFVRSMQTDAINHEPAITFMQTGNQVQGRPCLGSWASYGLGSLNEDLPTFVVMVARSTNTEQVQAISGRLWSSGFLPGEHAGVGFRTAGDPILYLNDPAGVPRDVRRATLDGIRALNELNYRRLGDPQTQTRIQQYELAFRMQASVPELVDFKNEPGSTFDLYGEAAREPGTFANTALLARRMVERGVRFVQIYHNNWDTHANVAGRLPDQCRDVDQACFGLVQDLKQRGLLDDTLVIWGGEFGRTIYSQGGLTHENYGRDHHPRCFTMWMAGGGVRAGHIHGETDDFSYNVVQDPVPVRDLHATVLHQLGFDHERFAVKHQGLDQRLTGVLPARVVSELLA